The following are from one region of the Nicotiana tabacum cultivar K326 chromosome 3, ASM71507v2, whole genome shotgun sequence genome:
- the LOC107773829 gene encoding vacuolar protein sorting-associated protein 2 homolog 3-like — protein MNIFSKKPNAKEALRESRRELTHATRGIEKEISALQSEEKKLVAEIKKTAKTGNETATKVLARQLVRLRQQIANLQGSRAQMRGIATHTQAISAQSSVAAGMKGATKAMTAMNKQMDPTKQAKVMQDFQRQSAQLDMTTEMMSDAIDDAIDNDEAEEETDDLTNQVLDEIGVDVASQLSAAPKGKIAGKRTEESSSSGIDELEKRLAALRNP, from the exons ATGAACATCTTTTCCAAGAAACCCAATGCTAAAG AGGCACTTCGGGAGAGTAGAAGAGAACTGACCCATGCTACCAGAG GTATTGAGAAGGAAATTTCTGCTTTGCAATCAGAG GAAAAGAAACTTGTTGCTGAGATAAAAAAGACTGCTAAAACTGGAAATGAG ACAGCAACAAAGGTATTAGCACGTCAGTTAGTCAGACTTAGACAGCAAATAGCCAACTTGCAAGGTAGTCGGGCTCAAATGAGAGGTATAGCGACTCACACTCAG GCAATATCTGCCCAATCTTCGGTTGCTGCAGGCATGAAAGGAGCAACTAAGGCTATGACTGCTATGAATAAG CAAATGGACCCCACGAAGCAAGCGAAGGTGATGCAAGATTTCCAGAGGCAATCAGCTCAATTGGATATGACG ACTGAAATGATGTCAGACGCCATAGATGATGCTATAGATAATGATGAAGCGGAAGAGGAAACTGATGACTTGACAAACCAG GTCCTTGATGAAATTGGAGTCGATGTTGCCTCACAG ctgtcagcGGCTCCCAAGGGGAAAATTGCTGGAAAAAGGACCGAGGAATCAAGCAG TTCGGGGATTGATGAACTGGAGAAAAGATTGGCTGCACTTAGAAATCCTTGA